The Saccopteryx leptura isolate mSacLep1 chromosome 5, mSacLep1_pri_phased_curated, whole genome shotgun sequence nucleotide sequence aatatatataaactgtaTGTTCTTTGTGAGTCAGCCCCAGTTAGAGCTCTTGCCCCAGCCACACCAGGCTCTGCCTGCTCTGCAGTCACCTCACAGCACTGCTCAAAGGTTAAAAGAGATActctggcctgactaggcagtggcgcagtggatagagcatcagactgggatgcggagcactcaggttcgaaaccctgaggttgccagcttgagcgcgggctcaccagcttgagcatggggtggctgacttgagcatggggatcatagacatgacccatggtcactggcttgagcccaaggtcgctggctgagcaaagggtcacttgctctgttgtagccccagtcaaggcacatatgagaaagcaatcaatgaacaactaaggtaccgcacaaagaactgatgcttctcatctttctcccttcctgtctgtctgtccctatctctgtctctgtcacacacacacaaagatactATGTATAAAGTACTTGCAACAGTTCTTGGCAGGTGCTTGATAAGTGTTACTCACTGTTCTTAGGGACTCAGCTTTGACATCCCTATTCTGTGTGTGATCTTCCCAAGACTCAGTCTGTGCAGGAAACGTGCTCCCACAGCACCCTGATGTCTCTCGCTCACTGTCAGGTCATTGTCCTAGTCCATCTGCCTCTGGCACCTGGCACAGCACATAATGCCCCCCCCCACATGCTCACAAATCTCCCGTTACTGCTCTGTTGTACAAATTTGCAGCTGCTTCTCCTTATTTCCACCAGGATTTAAAATTCTTCTGTCAATTCCAtcttcaaaacaaaacactaatccTCAACTGTGTACTCCTCCATGTTGGTCCTGTGTTCTCTCTTCATCACCAGGACTTGTAAAAACTTGTGTATCATGAAAGCTACATGTAGCTGATGTGTTTTGAACACTTGAGTGCCAGGTACCAGCGTTTTTTTAGTCCTAAAATACACGTAACAAAACGTAACCATTTTAGCCAATTTTAAGTGTGCAGTGTGGTTAGGTACATTGGCATTGTGCGGCCATCATCACCAGCCACAGTACATTCTTCATCCTGCAAGACTGAAACTGTCCCTGCTAAACAGTAACTCTGTATCTGTCTCCTGACCCACCTGACCCACGGCCAGCACCCaccatctgctttctgtctctgtgatcctgaccactctgGGGACATCATGGAAGTGGGATCACACAGTGCTTAGCCTTCTTcattgcttatttcactcagcatagtgTCCTTGGCGTtcgtccatgttgtagcatgtgtcggTATTGTCTCCCTTTTTAAGGCAGACTAATGTATACAATGTATTCCATTTCATGAGTGGACACGTTTGCTTATCCATCCATCTATACATCAGTGGACGTTTGGGTTGCTTCCCCCTTcagctgttgtgaataatgctgctgtgaacatggatgTGCACACATCTATAGTGGctttattcagcctgaccaggcggtggcgcagtggatagagagctggactgggatgcggaagacccaggttcgagaccccgaggtcgccagcttgagcccaatgtcactggctcaagcaacgggttacttggtctgctgaaggcccgcggtcaaggcacattaaaaaaaaaaaattagtatagtGGCTTTATTCAGAACCGTCCCAAAATGGGAACAACCTATATTTTACTGCTGGTGAGTGGATGAGCACATAGGTCCATCCACACCATAGAATTAACTACACTGATAGAAAACATGGTGGATCTCAGAatcatcatgctaagtgaaagacacCAGACTCAAAAGACACCATGGGGTACGAGTGCATCTGCGGGACAATCTGGAAAAGGCAGACTGATGGTAACAAAGCATCGCTGGTGGTCTGGGGGGAAGGCTCGACCGCAAAGGGGCTAACTGCTTAGGAGCCAAACTCCTGTGGTTGTGGTTACACCTTGTGTTCACTTGTCAAAAACTCTTAGAACCGTACGCCGGAAGGAGGACTTCTGCTGTCTGTAAATTGTAAAAAGTGAATGAGGTGGGAAACAAACTAAGAGACACAGCTGAACGCTACGGCCCCggtcccagctctgcctgcctAGTCCCTGCGGTGCGGCCCCGAGGTGGGTGAATGTTGTTCTCGCGTATGTTCTGTGTTCTTGTTCTTGCTGTGCATTAGGATCAAGGAAacagttttttgtgtgtggacaTTCACCAATGATGTAACATGGTGTGTATCTTCAGGTAACTTGACTTACTCCTCTTACtgtgtttctgagttttattcGTGTGGCTCTGTTTTCATCCATTTTCACTTCCTGTCTCAGCCAGGGCACTAGAGCAAAGTACCATAGACAGGAACTTctcggttctggaggctggacgtcTGCGATCAGGGTGGCGGTCAGTTCGGTTTCCAGGAGGGCCGCTTCCTGGCCCACAGCCGGTCACTGTCCCCCACAGCAGACAGGGCGCTCTGGTCTCCTGTGCTTAGCAGAGCACGAATCTCATCCTGGGGCCCCACCTCATGGCCTCATCTAACCCCACTCACCTCCACACCCCGTCCCACTGGGCCAGGGCTTCTATACGTGACCATTCAGGAACTCAAACAGTCAGTCCATTGCACTTTATAACAGTCTGTTGGGGTTAAATTGTTTGCTCCATTCGTTGGAGGGTTTGTGAGGTTCGTTGCTGAGCTGTGCTCGGGTGTGGACACTGCATGCTCCTTCCTCCCACACACCTGCAACGGCATCTGGAAGCTGGGCTGCTGCCTTGGAGGACATGCACGCTGCAGTGGTCGCAGCAGGCCCAGGAGCACCCCCGCAGGCTCAGACCTGTGCTTCTTTGCAGGCCCCACCATGTCTGGGCCCCAGACTCCAGAGCCAGCCCTCAGTGTGCAGAGAGACTCTCCCACGGGCACGAGGGATGAGGACACTACCAACGGGACCCAGCACTCCCATCGCATGCTCAACTTCAGTGACGCGCTGCTGTCCATCATCGCCACTGTCATGGTCCGTGTGGGGGCCCCACTCAGAGCCTGCCCCCACCCAGAGCCGCTCACACGGGACCCCAGCCTTGCCCTCCCAGGCAGCTTTCTGGTGGATTCCGGCCCACCTCTCTATCCTGGGCTCCCCCAACCCCTCAGGCAGCTGGAGACGGTGGGGGCGCAGCCCACCACTGGCCCGAGTCCCCAACACCGTGACATCCTGAGGAGCAGTCACTGCCCAGCTCAAGAAACATCCTTCAGTTCCTTTTGTGTCTTTGTTGGTAGATCCTGCCTGTGACCCACACGGAGATCTCCCCGGAACAGGTACCTGGGCACAGTCAGCAGCATCTGGTGTGAAGGGAGGGTCCACGAGCCCAAATCTAGGCTCCACTCAAGGTGCCTGGCCAGGCGCGATGCTGGTCAGCCTCAACCCTGACCTGCAAACAGAAGCAGTGTCCTCGTGGGGACCCTTAAGGACAGGCTGAGAGATAAGGCATCTGTCCTCTGCAGTGGTGCTGGGCACAGGGCTCAGCGGCTGATGGCCTGCTGGGTGCCCAGAGACAGGAGGTTTTCATCAGAGGTGAAGGGGAATAGTGTTACTTCTAAAGCAGTTTCTGTGAGTAGCCGACTTGGAATGTTTCTGTCCTGTGAGGTAAATAGCGACACAGAAGCTGGACAGGATTTCAGAAGATGTTGGAAAATCCCTAGGGGTGCCTCCTTGATGTGACTGGGCATCCTCACAGCAGAGGGGTGAGGACGGGCACAGCTGTGGTCCAGTACCGACCAGCACACTTGGCCTGTATGCCGTTGGGGAGTCACAGGGGCTTTTTCATCTGTGGGAAGGTGGTAATGTCTCTCATCGGGTGCTGGTGAGAGTTAACGAGAAACGTGGGTGGAGTCTGCCATGGATAGCTCACCCAGCACAGAGACAGGGCCAGGGCCGACCCTCTGTGCCTGAGCTGCCCCAACAAAGGGGTACTGTGTAACGTTCAGGAAAGCCCTGACTCCCCTGGGGGCTGCAGGCATCATGAGTGCAGCCGCCTGACGCCTGACTGGGACGCTCTTCTGTTTCAGCAGTTTGACAAAAGTATACAGAGACTTCTAGCAACCAGGATTGCCGTCTACCTGATGACGTTTCTCATCGTGACCGTGGCCTGGGCAGCACACACAAGGTACGGACTCGGGCTGGGGCTTTACCGCTGCTGGGTCAGCGCGGCAGCTACGTGCTCACAGCACCGACCCGGTCCCGTTCTTGGGGTCATCGAGCTGTCCCTCACTTCCTGGGCTGAGCCCCAAGGGCGTCGGGTCAGTGGGCTGCctctcctcacccctcacccagccTCTGCTTCGTTCTCTGCACACAGCAGTGACGGCCTGGACAGTGAAAGGGGTGACGAGCTTGTGGGCCCAGGTGGGGCCTGTTGCCGCCTCAAGACTgcacagagccctggctggatagctcagtcggttacaGCGCCGTCCTGATAAAGCTGTGGgtttgctccctggtcagggcacatacaggaacagatcaatgtttccctctcttcctctccccctcccttccttctctctctaaaatcagtaaaataacaAGACTGCGCCGAGCAGGGGACAGTATGTGAGCCTATGCCCTCTGCTCTGGCCAGGACCCGTGCCCTGGGGACTGAGCTTTCTCTCAGGGAGGAAAAGCCTCCGTAGGACTGAGGGGAAAGGGTTCCGGAACCCCAGAGGACCAGAGCCCCAGTGGGGCTTCCAGGGATAGCGTTGGGGTGGGGCTGTCTCTGGAAAGGAAATGCTCTCCCCAGGCGAGGATGCTGGGTGTGAGGCCTTTAGTCATTGGCATTGCATTAAAAGTGTCACAATGTTTTCAGAAAAATACTCTTTCTGGAGTGGGGACAGGCTTAGAGGACAGCTTTTCTCTTCTACCTTTCTTGTTTAAAGCAAGGTGGGAGTCTGTGGGCCAGAGCTGCCCTCTTAACCTGCTGGTGGCCAAGCAGGCTCCGTTCTGCCCTGGTTCATCTGGGCCGCGCCCTGCTCCTGGAGCTCTGGCCTCAGACCAGCACAGACCTCGGAGGTCCTGCCCTGAGTGCTCTCTCCTGAGGCCTCCTCGGCCTCTGGGGGCTGCAGACCACCAGGTGGGGGGGACACCCCGCTGAGCCCAGTCCAGGAGAAGGCACGTCTTCAGAGGAGTCAGAGCCCTGAGGAGACCCCCTGGAGAGGCAGCACAAGGACTGCAGCGGGGCCTCAGGAACAGGTGTTTGTTTCTAGCTGCTGAACTGACCCTGGAGAGCCCTGCTGCACCTGGCCCACTTCAGGTTTTTGTTCACGGCCCTGCACGAACGACATGAAGCCGTGTCTGCTAAACAGACTGTTCCAGCAGGTTGTGTTTGATGTCCTGAAAGGGTTTCCACTTTTAAAAGTggtcttgggcctgaccaggcagtggcacagtggatagagcatcagactggaatgcggaagacccaggttcgagaccccgaggtcgccagcttgagcgcgggctcatctggtttgagcaaaagttcaccagcttggacccaaggtcgctggcttgagcaaggggttactcggtctgctgaaggcccacggtcaaggcacatgtgagaaagcaatcaatgaacaactaaggtgtcgcaatggcaacaaaaaactgatgattgatgcttctcatctctctctgttcctgtctgtctgtccctgtctatccctctctctgactctctctctgtccctgtaaaataaataaattataaaaaaaaaagtggtcttgGGACACCGAGGCCAGAAGCTCAAACCCACTGGAGGCTGGAGCTCATCCTTTCCAGGATTCTGGTCTCCTGGGGGCTGGGCCTCCCTCTGCAGCTGCAGGAGCCCCCTAGCCCTGCATGGTCAGCCTGCCACAAGCTGCGAGGACCTTGACTCCCAGAGCTACCGAGCATGTCCGTTCATTTCCACACCCTGTTCTGTTCGGGCAGAGCTGTGAATGGGAAGAAAGAGGAATCTTGTGGAAATGTTGCCGTAGCCGTTTCCAGGGCACTTAGGTTTTCTTCTGCATGTTTTCAGTATTTTCCAACCTTCGTACATTGGGCAGTACTTTAGATTTGGTTTAAAGTGACATACCATAAGGATTtaaccagaaaatacagagagTGTATTTGATGCTGTTGGAACCATGTTATTGATGGCGTGTCTCTTCCTGTTTTCTCAAATTGTTTAGATTGTTCCaggttgttgggaaaattgatgATACCCTCGCCTTGCTCAACCTGGTGAGTTTCCTTCCAGTTTGGGGAAATGATTATATGCACAGATCACTCCTTCAAGGAGGAGTGAAAGCAGGCTCTTGGCTTTTTGCTGCCCTGTCCATGGCCAGTTTCAAGTGACCTTCCCCCAAGACTCCACTGAAATGAGCTCATACGCTCTGTGtggggtgggcaaagggggtgggggcacaACCAGCCTGGAGTGACCCCCTCGCCATTCCTCCGTCCCTTCCTAACTCTCCCTGACTCCATCCGTCCTGCTTATCAGGCCTGCATGATGACCATCACGTTCCTACCGTTCACGGTGAGTACTGGCCATTTTCTAGGCCTCgctgagccccccacccctgccccgagGCACAGCCTGCCCTCCACTGGGCGAGAGGACTCGGAACATCAGGCCAGCAGGGTGGTGCAGGGCAAGGAGGAGAGAAGGTTTGGGGGAGCTGGCAGTTAGGGCTGCCAGGGGGAGGGGGTACCTGGGTTTGCAggtcgggggaggggggaggctccCAGGAGTCCTCACAAGCCTGCAGTGGCAGAGGTTTACCTGAGCCTCCCAGGGCTGACAAGGGGCATCCCCGGTACCCCCTCGGCTCCCCGCCCACCCAGCTGTGGCCCCGACATACCCCTTGTGAAGCAGCTCCCCACTCACGCCTGCCCACTCGCTGAACTGACAGCAGTGGACCAAGTGTGCAGGGCTGTGAGTCCCAGAGTGGGGCCTGGCAGTATCTCAGGTGATGGTGTTTCAGCTTTAAAGGAAAAGCTGATGGGCTTTCTCTTTGGGAGGAGGTGCCCCCAGGGCCCCGGCTCCTCCGACCCAGGATAGCCCAGGTGCAGGGGGTTCTGAGGGCTTCGAGCTCTGGGCCCTGCGGAACCTGGTTTTATGCTTTTTTGGCTGCAGTTTTCCTTAATGGTGACCTTCCCCGAGGTGCCTCTGGGCATCTTCCTGTTCTGCATGTGTGTGATCACCATTGGGGCCGTGCAGGTAGACTGTCCTTGCatgccttcccctccccacagacGTGTCCTCATGGAGCAGGGTGCCTGGGTGGGGTGTGCCTGGGGTGGGAGCCGTGCACACGGGGCGCCTGCCACGGGCGCACTGAGAACTCACTGAGACTGGGCCCGGGCCTGGGCCCCGGGGCAATGtgggaagagagtaaagaggggtTGCCTGAGTTTTCGGAGGGCAGGCAGAGCAGTCAGGCCCCCGCGTGCAGCCGAGCAGGGGCTCCTGTCCTGTCCGCACCCCAGCACTCCCCGCTGTGAGGCTCACAGCAGCCCGCTCTTCCACAGGCACTGATCGTGGTGTATGCATTCCACTTCCCCCACCTCCTGGACCCCCAGATCAGGTGCTCCGCCCACCGGGGCCTCTACCGGCAGCACATCCTGCACATCGTCCTCCGGGGCCCAGCGCTGTGCTTCCTAGCGGCCGGCTTCTCCCTGTTCTTCTACCCGGCGGTGAGTGGGGGGTGTACCCCTGTGAGGACGAGGGAGAGGGCCCACGTTGGTGTTGCATGTCCCCATGAGGACGAGGACGAGGGAGAGGGCCCACGTTGGTGTTGCATGTCCCCATGAGGACGAGGACGAGGGAGAGGGCCCACGTTGGTGTTGCATGTCCCCATGAGGACGAGGACGAGGGAGAGGGCCCACGTTGGTGTTGCATGTCCCCATGAGGACAAGGATGAGGGAGAGGGCCCACGTTGGTGTTGCATGTCCTTGGAGCTACACACACGAGGCTTCTGTGCCGGGCACCCTTCTCTCGGCACGTGTCCTCCAGGCCCACCGTGTGGCAACGCAGTGAATCTCCTTCCTCTCATCCCGATAATCCACAGCATGCTTGTCCAGCCCTCCATCCGCAGACGCTCGGGCTGCTGTGGACAAGGGAGGGCAGGAGTCTGAGAGCCTGCGTCCCCTCTGGGTAAACACAGTGGGGCTGCTGGGTCCCATGGCGGCTCTGGGCAACCTTGTGAGGAAGTTCCACCTGTTTCCCACAGCGGCTGCACCTTCTCACATTCCCACCGTCCGTGCACGGGGTTCCCGGGTCCTCTCCTCGCCAGCAGGTTCTGTTTTCCTGACAGGAACCGTCCTGGTGGGTGCGAGGTGATCGCTGGCTGTGGCTTTGACACCTTTCCCTGAGGGGAGTGGTGCAGAGCGTCCTCAGGGCTCCTGGGCTGTGGGGCTCCTCCCCAGCCGTTGTCCTGGGATCCTGTCTGTTGTAGACACGACCCTTTGCGGACGTGGGTGGCAGGCACTCTCCTGGTAAAGCTCTCTGATGCACAGCTGCCTGCCTGGGTGAGGTGTGACTCACCTGTGCTGCTTCTGTTGCTGGTGCTGCCCTCCCTCTGGTGTGGCCCTGACACCTGCTGTGTCTCGCGCAGTCCTACCTGCTGATGGCGACGGTCATCTTCCTCCCCTACGTCAGCAAGGCCGCCGGCTGGTGCAGAGACAGACTCGTGGGTAGGTGCCAGGTGCTGCTTCCAGAGCCCTCCTCACAGGCCAGGCATCCCCGTGGGTCCCCCTGCCCTGGTCTGCATGTTCCTGGCCCTTGGGGAAGAGGGCAGCATTGTCCATTTTCAAGGCCTCACTgagccccccgcccctgccccgagGCCCAGCTTCTCCTTCCTGAATGTCCACAGGCCGCCAGGCGCCCGAGGCCCACAGCGTGGAGTTCTTCACTTTCGACCTGCAGGAGCCTCTCAGCAAGGAGCGGGTCGAGGCCTTCAGCGACGGGGTCTATGCCATCGTGGCCACACTCCTCATCCTGGACATCTGGTGAGGTCCACACGC carries:
- the TMEM175 gene encoding endosomal/lysosomal proton channel TMEM175 isoform X1, with translation MSGPQTPEPALSVQRDSPTGTRDEDTTNGTQHSHRMLNFSDALLSIIATVMILPVTHTEISPEQQFDKSIQRLLATRIAVYLMTFLIVTVAWAAHTRLFQVVGKIDDTLALLNLACMMTITFLPFTFSLMVTFPEVPLGIFLFCMCVITIGAVQALIVVYAFHFPHLLDPQIRCSAHRGLYRQHILHIVLRGPALCFLAAGFSLFFYPASYLLMATVIFLPYVSKAAGWCRDRLVGRQAPEAHSVEFFTFDLQEPLSKERVEAFSDGVYAIVATLLILDICEDNIPDAKDVEERFHGSLVAALSVYGPQFLAYFGSFATVGLLWFAHHSLFLHVRKATQSMGLLNTLSLAFVGGLPLAYQQTSAFARRPHDELERVRVSCAIIFFASIFQFAMWTVALLHEAETLQPSARFGGREHAFMFAKLALYPCASLLAFTSTCFLSGFSTAIFHLMQIAVPFAFLLLRLLVRLALALLRALRGLARPTRGTGEDPQAPLLAAPC
- the TMEM175 gene encoding endosomal/lysosomal proton channel TMEM175 isoform X2, with amino-acid sequence MSGPQTPEPALSVQRDSPTGTRDEDTTNGTQHSHRMLNFSDALLSIIATVMILPVTHTEISPEQFDKSIQRLLATRIAVYLMTFLIVTVAWAAHTRLFQVVGKIDDTLALLNLACMMTITFLPFTFSLMVTFPEVPLGIFLFCMCVITIGAVQALIVVYAFHFPHLLDPQIRCSAHRGLYRQHILHIVLRGPALCFLAAGFSLFFYPASYLLMATVIFLPYVSKAAGWCRDRLVGRQAPEAHSVEFFTFDLQEPLSKERVEAFSDGVYAIVATLLILDICEDNIPDAKDVEERFHGSLVAALSVYGPQFLAYFGSFATVGLLWFAHHSLFLHVRKATQSMGLLNTLSLAFVGGLPLAYQQTSAFARRPHDELERVRVSCAIIFFASIFQFAMWTVALLHEAETLQPSARFGGREHAFMFAKLALYPCASLLAFTSTCFLSGFSTAIFHLMQIAVPFAFLLLRLLVRLALALLRALRGLARPTRGTGEDPQAPLLAAPC
- the TMEM175 gene encoding endosomal/lysosomal proton channel TMEM175 isoform X3 codes for the protein MSGPQTPEPALSVQRDSPTGTRDEDTTNGTQHSHRMLNFSDALLSIIATVMILPVTHTEISPEQQFDKSIQRLLATRIAVYLMTFLIVTVAWAAHTRLFQVVGKIDDTLALLNLACMMTITFLPFTFSLMVTFPEVPLGIFLFCMCVITIGAVQIRCSAHRGLYRQHILHIVLRGPALCFLAAGFSLFFYPASYLLMATVIFLPYVSKAAGWCRDRLVGRQAPEAHSVEFFTFDLQEPLSKERVEAFSDGVYAIVATLLILDICEDNIPDAKDVEERFHGSLVAALSVYGPQFLAYFGSFATVGLLWFAHHSLFLHVRKATQSMGLLNTLSLAFVGGLPLAYQQTSAFARRPHDELERVRVSCAIIFFASIFQFAMWTVALLHEAETLQPSARFGGREHAFMFAKLALYPCASLLAFTSTCFLSGFSTAIFHLMQIAVPFAFLLLRLLVRLALALLRALRGLARPTRGTGEDPQAPLLAAPC